A genomic window from Vigna radiata var. radiata cultivar VC1973A chromosome 2, Vradiata_ver6, whole genome shotgun sequence includes:
- the LOC106755597 gene encoding uncharacterized protein LOC106755597 isoform X1 — protein sequence MGIAWLWNLQNLWPFRVDELRESKQLVKKLSIPEETKQFVYAVHDSQNQSVVYILSALNLSERSVSDAECLIREIKPDAVLVQAGVSPFYQLQSEELSVPLPTSSFGVIKRCFLDKIGRDMYENVAGNFVLREIFGTSFHGPLLAAKRASEDIGSSFLVIESPSCWGNSNSSDNDSNSGGGVDRGSNFRGFVNSLVPQKHAASWTPSALKRFSLDKDLRMMLAKALSGHLDPLLLSSGNASSVLEGGDEEIQPLTSYETPGFAWSFYPLLEDLCSIFRDLPSLGKALAHVQKMLLDVNRGEALDKKTVSEMYTFRIAVEGLRIALNNKGLKSAPKSDKIEFSELPFDDKSHALLAQAIRSQSDKFKTIVAVVDASALAGLRKHWDTPLPVEVKELVGELITNSEGKGVMLNHSDKKRLLTDKPMVAVGAGATAVLGASSLTKVVPASTLVKVVTFKTPTSLKIGLSQMQKVLAFVFGQSKVVAPGFATSGAKTSGIMKTALSAEKIRVVTHSVIASAEKTSISVMRTAFYEIMRKRKVRPVGFLPWATFAGSIGTCTGLLLCGDGIECAVESLPAAPSIASLGRGIQHLQEVSQAVMQTERSRIQASIESLMKRIKKARD from the coding sequence ATGGGGATTGCGTGGTTATGGAATCTGCAAAACCTGTGGCCATTCCGAGTGGACGAGCTGAGAGAATCGAAGCAATTGGTGAAGAAACTGAGCATTCCCGAAGAGACGAAGCAATTCGTATATGCGGTGCATGATTCGCAAAACCAATCCGTTGTTTACATTCTATCTGCTTTGAATTTGTCGGAGCGATCAGTCTCCGATGCCGAATGCCTTATCAGGGAGATCAAACCCGACGCCGTTTTGGTGCAGGCTGGGGTTTCCCCTTTCTACCAGCTTCAGTCTGAAGAGTTATCTGTTCCGTTGCCGACTTCGTCTTTTGGGGTAATCAAACGTTGTTTTCTTGATAAAATTGGTAGGGACATGTATGAGAACGTTGCAGGTAACTTTGTGCTGAGGGAGATTTTCGGGACCAGTTTTCATGGCCCCTTGTTGGCTGCCAAGAGGGCTTCTGAGGATATTGGGTCTTCTTTTCTTGTTATAGAGTCTCCTTCTTGTTGGGGTAATAGTAATAGTAGTGATAATGATAGCAATTCTGGGGGTGgtgttgatagggggagtaaTTTTCGAGGTTTTGTTAATAGCCTGGTTCCTCAGAAGCATGCTGCTTCTTGGACTCCTTCGGCTTTGAAGAGGTTTTCTCTTGATAAGGACCTTAGGATGATGCTGGCTAAGGCTTTGTCTGGCCATTTGGATCCGCTTTTGCTTAGTAGTGGTAATGCTAGTTCTGTTTTGGAGGGGGGTGATGAAGAAATTCAGCCATTAACAAGTTATGAGACCCCGGGTTTTGCCTGGTCTTTTTATCCTTTGCTTGAGGATTTGTGTAGTATATTTCGTGATCTTCCATCGCTTGGGAAGGCCCTGGCTCATGTGCAGAAGATGTTGTTGGATGTGAATAGAGGGGAGGCTCTGGACAAGAAAACTGTTTCTGAAATGTATACTTTCCGAATTGCTGTTGAAGGGCTAAGAATTGCTCTAAATAATAAGGGGTTGAAAAGTGCCCCCAAGTCGGATAAAATTGAGTTCTCGGAGCTTCCGTTTGATGACAAGTCGCATGCACTCTTGGCACAGGCGATTCGGAGCCAGAGTGATAAGTTTAAGACCATTGTGGCAGTGGTAGATGCTAGTGCCTTGGCTGGACTTAGGAAACACTGGGATACTCCTCTTCCTGTTGAAGTCAAAGAGCTGGTCGGGGAACTGATAACAAATTCTGAAGGGAAAGGGGTAATGTTGAATCACAGTGACAAGAAACGGTTGTTAACAGATAAGCCTATGGTGGCAGTAGGGGCTGGAGCGACAGCAGTTTTAGGAGCTTCATCGCTGACCAAAGTAGTCCCAGCATCAACGCTGGTTAAGGTAGTTACTTTCAAAACTCCAACTTCACTTAAAATCGGTCTCAGCCAGATGCAGAAAGtccttgcttttgtttttggcCAATCAAAAGTTGTGGCTCCAGGTTTTGCAACTTCTGGAGCCAAAACGTCCGGTATCATGAAGACAGCATTATCTGCTGAAAAGATTCGAGTTGTTACTCACAGTGTCATAGCGTCTGCTGAAAAAACGAGTATTTCAGTCATGAGAACGGCTTTCTATGAAATAATGAGGAAGCGAAAGGTGCGTCCTGTTGGGTTCTTACCTTGGGCTACATTTGCAGGCAGTATTGGAACTTGTACAGGCTTGCTTTTGTGCGGTGATGGGATTGAGTGTGCTGTTGAGTCTCTCCCTGCAGCGCCATCAATTGCTAGTTTGGGTCGTGGGATTCAGCATCTTCAGGAGGTGTCTCAAGCAGTGATGCAAACAGAAAGAAGTAGAATCCAAGCATCTATAGAATCTCtaatgaaaagaataaagaaggCAAGGGATtga
- the LOC106755597 gene encoding uncharacterized protein LOC106755597 isoform X2, with the protein MGIAWLWNLQNLWPFRVDELRESKQLVKKLSIPEETKQFVYAVHDSQNQSVVYILSALNLSERSVSDAECLIREIKPDAVLVQAGVSPFYQLQSEELSVPLPTSSFGVIKRCFLDKIGRDMYENVAGNFVLREIFGTSFHGPLLAAKRASEDIGSSFLVIESPSCWGNSNSSDNDSNSGGGVDRGSNFRGFVNSLVPQKHAASWTPSALKRFSLDKDLRMMLAKALSGHLDPLLLSSGNASSVLEGGDEEIQPLTSYETPGFAWSFYPLLEDLCSIFRDLPSLGKALAHVQKMLLDVNRGEALDKKTVSEMYTFRIAVEGLRIALNNKGLKSAPKSDKIEFSELPFDDKSHALLAQAIRSQSDKFKTIVAVVDASALAGLRKHWDTPLPVEVKELVGELITNSEGKGVMLNHSDKKRLLTDKPMVAVGAGATAVLGASSLTKVVPASTLVKAVLELVQACFCAVMGLSVLLSLSLQRHQLLVWVVGFSIFRRCLKQ; encoded by the exons ATGGGGATTGCGTGGTTATGGAATCTGCAAAACCTGTGGCCATTCCGAGTGGACGAGCTGAGAGAATCGAAGCAATTGGTGAAGAAACTGAGCATTCCCGAAGAGACGAAGCAATTCGTATATGCGGTGCATGATTCGCAAAACCAATCCGTTGTTTACATTCTATCTGCTTTGAATTTGTCGGAGCGATCAGTCTCCGATGCCGAATGCCTTATCAGGGAGATCAAACCCGACGCCGTTTTGGTGCAGGCTGGGGTTTCCCCTTTCTACCAGCTTCAGTCTGAAGAGTTATCTGTTCCGTTGCCGACTTCGTCTTTTGGGGTAATCAAACGTTGTTTTCTTGATAAAATTGGTAGGGACATGTATGAGAACGTTGCAGGTAACTTTGTGCTGAGGGAGATTTTCGGGACCAGTTTTCATGGCCCCTTGTTGGCTGCCAAGAGGGCTTCTGAGGATATTGGGTCTTCTTTTCTTGTTATAGAGTCTCCTTCTTGTTGGGGTAATAGTAATAGTAGTGATAATGATAGCAATTCTGGGGGTGgtgttgatagggggagtaaTTTTCGAGGTTTTGTTAATAGCCTGGTTCCTCAGAAGCATGCTGCTTCTTGGACTCCTTCGGCTTTGAAGAGGTTTTCTCTTGATAAGGACCTTAGGATGATGCTGGCTAAGGCTTTGTCTGGCCATTTGGATCCGCTTTTGCTTAGTAGTGGTAATGCTAGTTCTGTTTTGGAGGGGGGTGATGAAGAAATTCAGCCATTAACAAGTTATGAGACCCCGGGTTTTGCCTGGTCTTTTTATCCTTTGCTTGAGGATTTGTGTAGTATATTTCGTGATCTTCCATCGCTTGGGAAGGCCCTGGCTCATGTGCAGAAGATGTTGTTGGATGTGAATAGAGGGGAGGCTCTGGACAAGAAAACTGTTTCTGAAATGTATACTTTCCGAATTGCTGTTGAAGGGCTAAGAATTGCTCTAAATAATAAGGGGTTGAAAAGTGCCCCCAAGTCGGATAAAATTGAGTTCTCGGAGCTTCCGTTTGATGACAAGTCGCATGCACTCTTGGCACAGGCGATTCGGAGCCAGAGTGATAAGTTTAAGACCATTGTGGCAGTGGTAGATGCTAGTGCCTTGGCTGGACTTAGGAAACACTGGGATACTCCTCTTCCTGTTGAAGTCAAAGAGCTGGTCGGGGAACTGATAACAAATTCTGAAGGGAAAGGGGTAATGTTGAATCACAGTGACAAGAAACGGTTGTTAACAGATAAGCCTATGGTGGCAGTAGGGGCTGGAGCGACAGCAGTTTTAGGAGCTTCATCGCTGACCAAAGTAGTCCCAGCATCAACGCTGGTTAAG GCAGTATTGGAACTTGTACAGGCTTGCTTTTGTGCGGTGATGGGATTGAGTGTGCTGTTGAGTCTCTCCCTGCAGCGCCATCAATTGCTAGTTTGGGTCGTGGGATTCAGCATCTTCAGGAGGTGTCTCAAGCAGTGA
- the LOC106778186 gene encoding glucan endo-1,3-beta-glucosidase: MIQYNECKGKVEDKKKKQKGVTFEVDLWQRAESIGVCYGANGNDLPTRQEVVDLYKSNGIGKIRLYYPDEGALQALRGSNIEVILGVPNDQLQSVTNAGGASDWINKYVKGYAGDVKFKYIAVGNEVHPGDALAGSVLPALQNIHNAISSANLQGQIKASTAIDTSLLGNSYPPNDGVFSDGASSYITPIVNFLAQNGAPLLANVYPYFAYVDNQQSIGLDYALFTKQGNNEVGYQNLFDASLDSLYAALEKIGQPNVKIVVSESGWPSEGDAGASVENAGTYYRNLINHAKGGTPKRPDGPIETYLFAMFDENQKNGAETERHFGLFRPDKSPKYQVNFN, encoded by the exons ATGATACAGTACAATGAATGCAAAGGAAAGGTTGAGgataagaagaagaaacaaaaaggagTGACGTTTGAGGTTGATTTGTGGCAAC GGGCAGAATCCATCGGCGTGTGTTACGGAGCAAACGGAAACGATCTACCAACGAGGCAGGAAGTGGTGGATCTCTACAAATCAAACGGAATAGGCAAAATCCGTTTATATTATCCAGACGAAGGTGCCCTTCAAGCCCTCAGAGGTTCAAACATAGAAGTGATACTCGGTGTTCCAAATGACCAACTTCAATCTGTCACCAACGCCGGAGGTGCCTCAGATTGGATCAACAAGTACGTCAAAGGCTATGCCGGAGACGTCAAATTCAAGTACATTGCAGTCGGCAACGAAGTTCATCCCGGTGATGCTTTAGCAGGCTCAGTTCTTCCGGCACTTCAAAACATTCACAACGCCATTTCTTCAGCCAATTTGCAAGGCCAAATCAAAGCCTCCACCGCAATAGACACCTCTCTACTGGGCAACTCCTACCCACCAAACGACGGCGTTTTCAGCGACGGTGCAAGTTCATACATAACTCCGATCGTGAACTTTTTAGCCCAAAACGGCGCCCCACTTCTTGCAAACGTGTACCCTTACTTCGCCTACGTTGACAACCAGCAAAGCATCGGTCTTGATTACGCCTTGTTTACCAAACAAGGGAACAACGAAGTTGGGTACCAGAACCTGTTTGATGCGTCGTTGGATTCTTTGTACGCAGCTCTTGAGAAAATAGGACAACCTAATGTTAAGATTGTCGTGTCTGAGAGTGGGTGGCCATCAGAAGGTGATGCTGGAGCCAGTGTTGAAAACGCAGGAACATATTACAGGAATTTGATTAATCATGCCAAGGGTGGCACCCCAAAGAGGCCTGATGGACCCATAGAGACTTATCTCTTTGCCATGTTCGATGAAAACCAGAAGAATGGTGCAGAAACTGAGAGACATTTTGGTCTCTTCAGGCCTGATAAATCACCCAAGTACCAAGTCAATTTCAATTGA
- the LOC106756215 gene encoding TPR repeat-containing thioredoxin TTL1, whose translation MNKLKIVNEGGTGFNESDLRNDLRKKLNINKGRGNNAATENSTHEVLSQLKNLNVNDSVGSNIRKSKVDAKPSLENVTTFGKCEMGADLWEKLEKLNLVKEKEDCAEPNLCDPFAEAIDRRGASVGGAQVISEDSGVSQSAASASSSMFFQPVGVSKDEGFVFTGKQDSSGSSFVEFKTPAPKVGKEGKLKQKSSKMRMSRSRENLKHYSTTQRWHGEGFVSKESVSQDQLQGSPMDVSPYQEKLAENERSRESSLTSEELCSVDKNLVVNDSATSSVDLIDEDLIAATESLNINEGDVAFRDTNPETSEDQMRANSCVEDLKDESISGVETKSFKSAGDQVDITSDAAGVSGETEVHSDSMLNVGSAMSSSKASESAFTFAAASSTDAQSYSPKRHHKKKNVGLDSYNYSPNIKVPYSSSTVAFTPFSGTSSLFALEQGLKPKVSSPQPKTSDSDENEKGLKETYASISVASVAAQEACEKWRLRGNQAYKKGDLSAAENCYKQGLSCVSQAEASRNCLRALLLCYSNLAATHMSLGRMRDALEDCKKADEIDPNFLKVQLRAANCYLALGEVEGASQNFKRCLQSGTDICVDRKIAVEASDGLQKAQKVSDVINHSAQLLLRRTSTDAERALEHIDEALMISSYSEKLLEMKAEVLLMLCRYDEVIQLCDKTLDSAEKNACPWDAGCEVTDLDNSQLSKGFYFRIWRCSMMLKAYFYLGKLEEGLSFLEKQQEKMSTVNKNGRKVLDSLIPLAALIREALHHKTAGNAAFQAGRHAEAVEHYTSALSCNVESRPFAAVCYCNRAAAYKALGQITDAIADCSLSIALDGNYLKALSRRATLYEMIRDYAQAASDLRRLVCLLNKGLEDNVNQLGISNDLRQNRVRLSEVEEEARKEIPLDMYLILGVEPSVSISEIKKAYRKAALRHHPDKAGQSLTKSDNGDDQIWKVIAEEVHRDADRLFKIIGEAYAVLSDPAKRARYDLEEEMRNSQKKRHGPIGRNNVDAQYYPFEQSSRRQWREAYKSYGYSSTRGPEPGRSSRK comes from the exons ATGAACAAGTTGAAGATCGTAAATGAAGGTGGAACAGGTTTTAACGAATCGGACCTACGGAATGACCTGAGGAAGAAATTGAACATTAATAAAGGAAGAGGTAATAATGCTGCTACTGAGAACTCAACTCATGAAGTTTTAAGTCAATTGAAGAATCTGAATGTGAATGACTCTGTTGGTAGTAATATTCGCAAGAGTAAAGTTGATGCCAAACCTAGTTTGGAGAATGTGACTACATTTGGAAAATGTGAAATGGGAGCGGATTTGTGGGAGAAATTGGAGAAGTTAAACCTAGTTAAGGAGAAGGAGGATTGTGCTGAACCGAATTTGTGCGATCCTTTTGCAGAGGCGATTGACCGAAGAGGTGCTAGTGTTGGTGGTGCTCAAGTTATTTCTGAAGATAGTGGTGTGTCACAAAGTGCTGCGTCGGCTTCGTCTTCTATGTTCTTTCAGCCCGTTGGAGTGAGCAAGGATGAGGGATTTGTGTTTACTGGTAAGCAAGATAGTTCGGGCTCGTCTTTTGTTGAGTTTAAAACACCTGCACCAAAAGTTGGCAAAGAGGGAAAACTTAAGCAAAAGAGTAGCAAAATGAGGATGAGTAGAAGCAGAGAAAATCTGAAGCATTATAGCACAACCCAGCGATGGCATGGAGAGGGTTTTGTTTCGAAGGAAAGTGTTTCCCAAGACCAACTACAGGGTTCACCGATGGATGTGTCACCATATCAGGAAAAACTGGCTGAAAACGAAAGGTCCAGGGAAAGTTCTTTGACATCCGAGGAGTTATGTAGTGTTGATAAGAACCTCGTGGTCAATGATTCGGCAACATCATCTGTTGATCTCATCGACGAAGATCTAATTGCCGCAACAGAGAGCTTGAATATAAACGAGGGTGATGTTGCCTTCAGAGACACAAACCCGGAAACTTCAGAGGATCAAATGCGTGCAAACAGTTGTGTTGAAGACCTGAAGGATGAGTCAATTTCTGGGGTTGAAACTAAAAGCTTTAAGTCTGCCGGTGATCAAGTGGACATAACTAGTGACGCGGCTGGTGTATCAGGAGAAACTGAAGTCCATAGTGATAGCATGTTGAATGTCGGTAGTGCTATGAGTTCAAGCAAAGCGAGTGAGTCTGCCTTCACGTTCGCTGCTGCTTCTTCAACTGATGCTCAATCATATAGTCCTAAAAGacatcacaaaaagaaaaatgtcgGTCTCGATTCTTACAACTACTCACCAAACATAAAGGTTCCTTATTCATCATCTACCGTGGCATTTACTCCATTTTCTGGAACTTCATCTCTTTTCGCATTAGAGCAAGGTTTAAAACCCAAGGTATCCTCTCCTCAGCCCAAAACAAGTGATTCTGATGAGAATGAGAAGGGGTTAAAGGAGACTTATGCTTCTATTTCTGTTGCAAGCGTTGCTGCTCAGGAAGCCTGTGAAAAGTGGAGGCTTAG AGGAAATCAAGCCTATAAAAAGGGGGATCTTTCTGCGGCTGAGAATTGTTACAAACAAGGACTTAGTTGTGTATCTCAAGCAGAAGCATCTCGTAACTGTCTCAGGGCTTTGCTGCTATGTTACAGCAACCTTGCTGCCACACACATGTCTCTTGGTAGGATGAGAGATGCACTAGAAGATTGTAAGAAGGCTGATGAGATTGATCCAAATTTTCTCAAGGTGCAACTTAGAGCTGCAAA tTGTTACCTTGCTCTGGGGGAAGTTGAAGGTGCATCACAGAATTTTAAAAGATGCTTGCAATCAGGAACTGATATTTGTGTTGATCGGAAAATTGCCGTGGAAGCCTCTGATGGCTTACAAAAGGCACAG AAAGTATCAGATGTCATCAATCATTCAGCTCAGCTTTTGCTAAGACGAACCTCAACTGACGCAGAGAGAGCACTAGAACATATTGATGAGGCGCTAATGATAAGTTCATACTCTGAAAAATTGCTCGAAATGAAAGCGGAGGTGCTGCTAATG CTTTGTAGATATGACGAGGTGATTCAGCTATGTGACAAGACCCTTGATTCTGCAGAGAAGAATGCATGTCCATGGGATGCTGGTTGTGAAGTCACAGATCTGGATAATTCACAACTCTCAAAAGGTTTCTACTTCAGAATTTGGCGCTGTTCAATGATGCTTAAAGCCTACTTTTACCTAGGAAAACTTGAAGAGGGTCTTTCTTTCCTAGAGAAACAACAGGAAAAGATGTCTACCGTAAACAA GAATGGACGTAAGGTTTTGGATTCACTCATACCACTAGCTGCTCTCATACGTGAGGCCTTGCATCATAAG ACTGCAGGGAATGCAGCATTTCAAGCTGGAAGGCATGCAGAAGCCGTTGAACACTATACATCTGCTTTGTCATGTAATGTGGAGTCTCGTCCATTTGCAGCTGTCTGTTATTGTAACCGTGCAGCTGCCTATAAAGCTTTAGGTCAAATAACTGACGCTATTGCAGATTGCAGTCTATCTATAGCCCTTGATGGAAATTATTTGAAG GCACTTTCTAGACGTGCAACTTTGTATGAGATGATCAGAGATTATGCCCAAGCAGCCAGTGATCTGAGGAGGCTTGTCTGTCTTCTGAATAAGGGGTTGGAGGACAATGTCAATCAACTTGGAATATCTAATGATTTGAGACAAAATCGTGTTCGTCTTTCTGAAGTGGAAGAGGAAGCCAGAAAGGAGATCCCTCTCGATATGTACCTCATTTT GGGAGTTGAACCTTCTGTTTCGATATCTGAAATCAAGAAGGCCTATCGGAAAGCTGCACTTAGACACCACCCGGACAAG GCTGGCCAGTCTTTGACCAAAAGTGACAACGGAGATGATCAGATTTGGAAGGTAATTGCTGAAGAAGTACACAGAGATGCTGATAGgcttttcaaaataattggGGAGGCATATGCTGTCCTGTCAGATCCTGCCAag CGGGCCCGTTATGACCTAGAAGAAGAAATGAGGAATTCCCAAAAGAAACGCCATGGACCTATTGGTAGAAACAATGTGGATGCCCAATATTACCCATTTGAACAAAGTAGCAGAAGACAGTGGAGGGAGGCTTATAAATCTTATGGTTATTCATCTACCCGAGGCCCGGAACCTGGCCGATCAAGCaggaaataa